A region from the Vicia villosa cultivar HV-30 ecotype Madison, WI linkage group LG3, Vvil1.0, whole genome shotgun sequence genome encodes:
- the LOC131659440 gene encoding uncharacterized protein LOC131659440 gives MAYSLWGSKEVEWTASNSEGASGGMGRSVNLVNIYAPCSVNLRRELWQRLIDRRTNSLNEEWCLGGDFNEVTSSDERLGEGLNHNRKGMEEFRDFMVRMGVVDLPCVGGRFSWFKDNGKAMSRLDRFLLTNNLIDAWGVIDQRIGIRDVSDHAPIRLFCGEVDWGPKPFKFNNAWLKHGKFKEFICNEWATLKIEGRGDFMLFEKLKKLKNRILAWNREVFGWIVSYPKIYPFLFSVKFIKGIKN, from the exons ATGGCGTATTCTTTATGGGGCAGTAAAGAGGTAGAATGGACTGCGTCTAACTCGGAAGGTGCTTCGGGTGGAATG GGAAGAAGTGTAAATTTGGTCAATATTTACGCACCGTGCAGCGTCAACTTACGGAGGGAGCTGTGGCAGAGGCTCATCGATAGAAGAACAAATAGCTTGAATGAGGAGTGGTGTCTAGGTGGGGATTTCAATGAGGTTACTAGCAGTGATGAAAGGTTAGGGGAGGGGCTAAACCATAACCGGAAAGGGATGGAGGAGTTTCGGGATTTCATGGTGAGAATGGGGGTGGTTGACTTACCGTGCGTTGGAGGTAGGTTTTCTTGGTTTAAAGACAATGGTAAGGCCATGAGCCGTCTAGATAGATTCTTGTTAACGAATAATTTGATTGATGCTTGGGGGGTGATTGATCAAAGGATTGGTATAAGAGATGTATCGGATCATGCGCCTATTCGTTTATTTTGTGGTGAAGTTGATTGGGGACCGAAGCCTTTTAAGTTCAATAATGCGTGGCTTAAACATGGTAAATTCAAGGAATTCATTTGCAATGAATGGGCTACTTTGAAGATAGAGGGGAGAGGTGACTTTATgttgtttgaaaaattaaaaaagctTAAGAACAGGATTTTAGCTTGGAACCGTGAAGTTTTTGGGTGgatcgtgtcataccccaaaatttacccgtttCTGTTTTCAGTTAAATTTATTAAGGgtattaaaaattag